From the genome of Vicia villosa cultivar HV-30 ecotype Madison, WI linkage group LG2, Vvil1.0, whole genome shotgun sequence, one region includes:
- the LOC131652361 gene encoding VAN3-binding protein-like, with product MEQKTESDVFQFQHWRNESWQWQGLEFEDRKENDPLKLMLSLPEIPEPPTPLEPMEFLSRSWSLSASEISKALLEKQHKHTFLETSPETLPEPISVPQITSGKIIPSTNCRKGTIGKWLHQKQHGGANMNVKRKDRARVENARVHSALSIAGLASALASVAASSDSHSKLDVAMASATQLLASYCVEMAELAGADHDRVACTVKSAVDIQTPGDLMTLTAAAATALRGEAALRARFPKEAKKNASISPYEKGVAETHCSPVFEGQIWENHSPCEGDLLQVTEKGSLRWKHVSVYINKKYQVKIKIKSKHIGGTFSKKNKCVVYGVCNEDSAWPYRKEREASEEIYFGLKTAQGLLEFKSESKLHKQKWVDGIEFLLGHANSAEATERSMNLLNISSST from the exons GATAGGAAGGAAAATGATCCACTCAAGTTAATGTTATCGTTGCCTGAAATACCTGAGCCACCAACACCTCTTGAGCCTATGGAGTTCTTGTCAAGATCTTGGAGTTTATCCGCTTCTGAGATTTCAAAAGCACTTTTAGAGAAGCAACATAAACACACTTTTCTTGAAACGAGTCCTGAAACATTGCCAGAACCTATTTCTGTACCTCAAATAACG TCAGGCAAGATCATACCTTCTACGAATTGTAGAAAGGGTACAATTGGAAAATGGTTACATCAGAAGCAGCATGGGGGTGCGAATATGAATGTTAAGAGGAAAGATCGAGCGCGTGTGGAGAATGCGCGTGTGCATTCTGCTCTTTCGATTGCTGGACTAGCGTCTGCGTTGGCTTCTGTGGCTGCTAGTAGTGACAGTCACTCTAAATTGGATGTTGCTATGGCTTCAGCGACGCAACTCTTAGCGTCTTACTGTGTTGAAATGGCTGAGTTGGCAGGTGCTGATCATGACCGTGTGGCTTGTACTGTGAAGTCTGCGGTTGATATTCAGACACCGGGTGATCTAATGACTCTTACTGCTGCAGCTGCAACAG CTTTGAGAGGAGAAGCGGCGTTGAGAGCAAGATTTCCAAAAGAAGCAAAGAAGAATGCATCGATAAGTCCCTATGAGAAAGGAGTAGCAGAAACACACTGTTCTCCTGTTTTCGAAGGTCAAATTTGGGAAAACCATTCTCCATGTGAGGGAGATTTGTTGCAGGTTACAGAAAAAG GTTCGTTACGATGGAAACACGTGTCTGTCTACATCAACAAGAAATATCAG GTCAAGATTAAGATCAAAAGCAAGCACATTGGAGGAACTTTCTCCAAAAAGAATAAAT GTGTTGTTTATGGAGTTTGTAATGAAGACTCTGCGTGGCCATATAGAAAAGAAAGGGAAGCTTCTGAAGAGATCTATTTCGGCCTCAAAACTGCACAAGGTCTTCTAGAATTTAAGTCCGAGAGCAAACTTCACAAGCAAAAATGGGTTGATGGGATAGAATTTCTACTCGGTCATGCCAACTCGGCCGAAGCAACAGAAAGATCTatgaatttattaaatattagtagCAGCACTTGA